Genomic segment of Kingella negevensis:
GCTGCAAGGCGCGTTAAATGGCGTTGCGCTGGCTATGGCGGCGATTGGGGACGGCGTGAGCGGTGTGCAAATTGCGTTTAATATGTTTGCAGGCGCGGTTAAGGATTTGATGAGTGCTGTAGCAATGCACTTATCCAAATTGTCGTTTGGCGACCTATCGCGTGATTTGGAAAACTACGCTGACCGTATGCACAATAAGGCGCAGGAAAGCTACGATAAAGCGCAACAGCAAGCCATGCAGTTTGATAGCAGCCTGAAAAAAGTGTTGGTGAATATTGCAGAAACGAGCAACAGCGCAGGCGTGGCATACGACCAAACCGCCGCCGCAACACAAAAAGCAACTGCTGCCACGGAAGAATACGCGCAAGCCTTAACCCAAGAGCAGCAAAAAGCCAAAGAGTTAGATAAGGCATTCAAGGACGCGCAATCCGCCGCGCAAGATTTGGGCGTGGACATGAAAGCGGCAACCAATGAAGTAGGCGCGGCAACCACTGGAGCGTTGGAGAACGTGCAAAAGCTGGCGGATAACTTTGATGTGCTGAAACAAAAAAGTGTGGACGCTGGGCGGTTAATCCGTGAAGCTCTTTCAGGCAGCCTGAAAAACGCAATCAATGAAAAAGATATTGCGGCGATTGTTGCGAAATATCAGGAATTGGGGCAGGCGGGTAAGTTGTCGATGCAGGACGTGGAAAGCGGTGTTTTGTCGGCAAAAATGCGTTTGCAGGAATTGCGCGAAGAAACCGATCCTACGGCACAAGCGTTTAAGAAATTGGGCGTGCAGACTAAGGAAGCAATGAAGTTGTCGGCGGAGGAAAGCAAACAGGCTTTTGAACGTGTGAAGCAAAGCGGACAGGCAACGGCGGACGAAGTGAAAAAGGCGTTTGAAAAAACAGCTGAAGCGATGTTGCGATCGGGCGATGCGGCACAACAAGCGTGGGTGAAAGCTCAGGCTTCTGCGTATAACTATAAGGTTAAAGTGGACGAAACAGGCAAAGCCGCGCTGGAATCTGCTCAACAAGTTAAACAGGCAGCCCAAACGCAGACGCAAGCGTTTAATAAAGCCAGCGAAGCGGCAGATGAAACGGCGCAAAGTACTGAAAGCATTGGTGCTGCTGCGCAAAGTAGCGGACAACAAATTTCTGAATTTGGTCAAAAAATTATTGAAACATACAGGAATATTCACCCGCTGGGCTATAGCTTTGCTGATGCACAGATGGGCGCTGCACTAATGGCAAATGGCGCATGGTCGCAATTCGTGGACTATATGTGGAACATGCACGATGAAGTAAACCGCGCGATTTCTCAGCTCAATCAATCCACGGAAAGCGGCATCGGCACAGCACAAGCGTTGGCAAAAGCCGAAGTTCTAGCTGCCAACAATGCCGACAAGCTGGATAAAACCACGCTGGATAACTTGAAAAACGCCATCGCTCAAGCTCGTCAAGAAATGCAAGCCTTAGCAGAAGATGCAGCTAACACTCTTCAAACCGCAGAAAAAGAACTGCTGAAACTGCAAGGCAAAACCGAGCAAGTGGAGGATATGGAACGAAAACAAAAAATTGCGGAATTGAGCAAAAAGCAAAAAGACGCAGAGCGCAAAGGCAACACCAAAGCGGCGCAGGATTATCAAGCCACGATTAACGTTACCGAGCAGACTTACCGTTTGAAAGCTCAGCAAAAAGCTGAAGCTAAAGCGAAGGAAGAGGCGGAGCGTGTTGAAGCAGAACGTCAAGCACAGCAAGAAGAAGCAGAACGCCAACAGCGCGAACAGGCGCAGGCGAAAACGGTTAAGCAGCCCGTGTCTATTTCGTTGCCTGAAGCGCCGTCTGTGGATTTGGGTAAGCTTGATTTGAGCGGGCTGACTAGTCAGCTTAATCGCCGTGATAAAGATGTAGTTAATCAAGCCGCGCAGCAAGTTATCAATAAATTGCAGCAGCAGTTGAAAGCGCGAACTTAACAGCCTGAAGTTTTTTTCAGGCTGCATTTTTTTGTAAATACAAATCCCTGAAACTGGAACTTTCAGGGGATTTGTTTTATTGGGCGCGGCGGCGGTGTTGGCGATTATGGGTTATTTTGCAGTGCAGATTATTCACGCAGCCTGAAATGAGTTTTCAGGCTGCATTTTTTCACAGAAAGGAAAAAATATGTCAGTTGAAACTGGAGCGGCTACGGCTCACGGTGTTTATGCGCTGAATGTTGGTTTGGTCGGGATTACGGGAACGTTTTTAGGCATGCCGATTGAGGCGATGATTTTAGGCGCGGCAGGTTGCGCAATCGCGTTGGGGCGTGGTGGCATTGTAACGCGTGGTAAGGCGGTCAGCACGATTATTGCAAGCATGATGTTTGCAGGCACAGCAAGCCCAGCAGTGGCGGCGTGGTTAATTAATCATGTGGATTTGGGTGCACCGCAAGAAGAAGTGCTGTATTTCAAGGCGCTTGTGCCGTTTGCGATTGGCGGCGGCTGGCAATGGGCGTTACCGCGCATTATTGCGAAAGCGGATGTTTTGTGGGCGAAATATGTTGGCAAAGGGGATAAATCATGATGATTTTGAACGGGATTTGTGGGGTGATTATTTTTGTGTTTTGCGCGTGCCGTTTGGGCGGTAAAGAGTGGCAGCATGCGAGCCTTGA
This window contains:
- a CDS encoding tape measure protein translates to MSNTNLDFKMRLKAETADFSKALKKVNDELKQVRSNASLVPKPTANNTQTAEAKRAAKERTQAEREHNRTARMLARELERERVKSERAAKEAAKEKALSEKQAAQERVAGKNFQAGLYQDIGIRSKGEIEAEIKKVQLSLQALKASGTATGAELQRAAAAAKARVKELNAELKDAPKTNLSPLSMSIGGIGAAAVGAVASVAALGKGVSDVLAATQELQAIQTRFTYAFNGAEEGAKQLQFVREEANRLGLEFTGAANGYAQLASATKELNISQEQTQGIFKGVASAVAGMGLSADEANGVFLALSQIAGKGKVSMEELRGQLGERLTPAMSIAAKAMGVTTAELEKMVENGISAEKFLPKFGAALEDAFSDTAAKNAESLTGQINLLKNRYNEFLTSLGNGGVGDAAIAIFKDISSAMDTVQTKLNEFMQSQDGQQLQAALKQAYELIKQIGTTAIGVFDTLQSTATDMFSSFGDGEQKVTLLQGALNGVALAMAAIGDGVSGVQIAFNMFAGAVKDLMSAVAMHLSKLSFGDLSRDLENYADRMHNKAQESYDKAQQQAMQFDSSLKKVLVNIAETSNSAGVAYDQTAAATQKATAATEEYAQALTQEQQKAKELDKAFKDAQSAAQDLGVDMKAATNEVGAATTGALENVQKLADNFDVLKQKSVDAGRLIREALSGSLKNAINEKDIAAIVAKYQELGQAGKLSMQDVESGVLSAKMRLQELREETDPTAQAFKKLGVQTKEAMKLSAEESKQAFERVKQSGQATADEVKKAFEKTAEAMLRSGDAAQQAWVKAQASAYNYKVKVDETGKAALESAQQVKQAAQTQTQAFNKASEAADETAQSTESIGAAAQSSGQQISEFGQKIIETYRNIHPLGYSFADAQMGAALMANGAWSQFVDYMWNMHDEVNRAISQLNQSTESGIGTAQALAKAEVLAANNADKLDKTTLDNLKNAIAQARQEMQALAEDAANTLQTAEKELLKLQGKTEQVEDMERKQKIAELSKKQKDAERKGNTKAAQDYQATINVTEQTYRLKAQQKAEAKAKEEAERVEAERQAQQEEAERQQREQAQAKTVKQPVSISLPEAPSVDLGKLDLSGLTSQLNRRDKDVVNQAAQQVINKLQQQLKART